A window of the Falco rusticolus isolate bFalRus1 chromosome 1, bFalRus1.pri, whole genome shotgun sequence genome harbors these coding sequences:
- the AP1B1 gene encoding AP-1 complex subunit beta-1 isoform X1 — translation MTDSKYFTTTKKGEIFELKAELNSDKKEKKKEAVKKVIASMTVGKDVSALFPDVVNCMQTDNLELKKLVYLYLMNYAKSQPDMAIMAVNTFVKDCEDPNPLIRALAVRTMGCIRVDKITEYLCEPLRKCLKDEDPYVRKTAAVCVAKLHDINAQLVEDQGFLDTLKDLISDSNPMVVANAVAALSEIAESHPSSNLLDLNPQSINKLLTALNECTEWGQIFILDCLANYMPKDDREAQSICERVTPRLSHANSAVVLSAVKVLMKFMEMLSKDLDYYGTLLKKLAPPLVTLLSAEPELQYVALRNINLIVQKRPEILKHEMKVFFVKYNDPIYVKLEKLDIMIRLASQANIAQVLAELKEYATEVDVDFVRKAVRAIGRCAIKVEQSAERCVSTLLDLIQTKVNYVVQEAIVVIKDIFRKYPNKYESVIATLCENLDSLDEPEARAAMIWIVGEYAERIDNADELLESFLEGFHDESTQVQLQLLTAIVKLFLKKPTETQELVQQVLSLATQDSDNPDLRDRGYIYWRLLSTDPVAAKEVVLAEKPLISEETDLIEPTLLDELICYIGTLASVYHKPPSAFVEGSRGVVHKSLPPRTGSSESAESPDAAPSGGQAAEQPAVIPTQGDLLGDLLNLDLGPPVGGPPIATSSVQMGAVDLLGGGLDSLMGDESEGLRSDVGGSPAMGSGSGFAPAPSTAMPANLGAPLGSGLGDLFDLTSGVGTLSGSYVAPKTVWLPAMKAKGLEISGTFSRQVGSISMDLVLTNKALQVMSDFAIQFNRNSFGLAPAAPLQVHAPLAPNQSVEISLPLNTVGSVMKMDPLNNLQVAVKNNIDVFYFSTLYPLHILFVEDGKMERQMFLATWKDIPNENEAQFQIKDCSLNADAVSSKLQGSNIFTIAKRNVEGQDMLYQSLKLTNGIWVLAELRIQPSNPSFTDLELSLKCRAPEVSQYIYQAYETILKN, via the exons ATGACGGACTCCAAGTACTTCACTACCACAAAGAAAG GGGAGATATTTGAGCTGAAAGCTGAACTGAACAGCGacaagaaggagaagaagaaggaggcTGTGAAGAAGGTGATAGCGTCTATGACCGTCGGCAAAGATGTCAG TGCTCTCTTCCCGGACGTGGTGAACTGCATGCAGACGGATAACCTGGAGCTGAAGAAGCTGGTCTACCTTTACCTGATGAACTATGCCAAAAGCCAGCCAGACATGGCTATCATGGCAGTCAACACCTTCGTGAAG GACTGTGAGGACCCAAACCCACTGATCCGGGCTTTGGCTGTGCGGACCATGGGCTGCATCCGTGTGGACAAGATAACAGAGTATCTCTGTGAGCCCCTGCGGAAGTGCCTGAAGGACGAGGACCCTTACGTGCGCAAGACAGCAGCTGTCTGTGTGGCAAAGCTCCATGACATCAATGCCCAGCTGGTGGAGGACCAGGGCTTCCTGGACACCCTTAAAGACCTCATCTCAGACTCCAACCCCATG GTAGTGGCCAATGCAGTAGCGGCGCTCTCAGAAATAGCGGAGTCTCACCCGAGCAGTAACCTCCTGGACCTCAACCCCCAGTCCATCAACAAGCTGCTCACGGCCTTGAACGAGTGTACTGAGTGGGGCCAGATCTTCATCCTCGACTGTCTGGCGAACTACATGCCCAAGGATGACCGGGAAGCCCAGAG CATTTGTGAGCGAGTGACGCCCCGGCTGTCCCACGCCAACTCAGCGGTGGTGCTCTCAGCTGTGAAGGTGCTGATGAAGTTCATGGAAATGCTGTCGAAGGACCTGGATTATTATGGCACGTTGCTAAAGAAGCTGGCCCCACCCCTGGTCACCCTGCTCTCCGCAGAGCCTGAGCTGCAGTATGTGGCTCTCCGCAACATCAACCTCATCGTGCAGAAAag GCCTGAGATCCTGAAGCACGAGATGAAGGTGTTCTTTGTGAAGTACAATGACCCCATCTACGTTAAACTGGAGAAACTGGACATCATGATCCGCCTGGCTTCCCAGGCCAACATTGCGCAG GTGCTGGCCGAGCTGAAGGAGTATGCCACGGAGGTGGACGTGGACTTCGTAAGGAAGGCGGTTCGAGCCATTGGCCGCTGTGCCATCAAGGTGGAG CAATCGGCTGAGCGCTGTGTCAGCACCCTGCTCGACCTTATCCAGACCAAAGTCAACTACGTGGTGCAGGAAGCCATTGTTGTCATCAAGGACATCTTCCGCAAGTACCCCAACAA GTATGAGAGCGTGATTGCCACCCTTTGCGAGAACCTCGACTCTCTGGATGAGCCTGAGGCCAGGGCTGCCATGATCTGGATTGTAGGAGAGTACGCTGAGCGGATCGACAACGCTGATGAGCTGCTGGAGAGCTTCCTGGAGGGCTTCCACGATGAAAGCACCCAG gttcagctgcagctgctgacgGCCATTGTGaagctgtttctgaagaagCCTACTGAGACACAGGAGCTGgtgcagcaggtgctgagccTGGCCACGCAG GACTCTGACAACCCCGACCTGCGGGACCGTGGCTACATCTATTGGCGCCTGCTTTCCACCGACCCTGTGGCCGCCAAGGAGGTGGTGCTGGCAGAGAAACCCCTCATCTCTGAGGAGACTGATCTGATCGAGCCGACGCTCCTGGATGAGCTGATTTGCTACATTGGGACACTGGCCTCTGTCTATCACAAACCTCCCAGCGCCTTCgtggaggggagcagaggggtcGTGCACAAGAGCTTGCCCCCACGAACGGGCTC GAGCGAAAGTGCCGAGAGCCCCGACGCAGCCCCCTCAGGGGGGCAGGCGGCAGAGCAGCCGGCTGTCATCCCCACTCAGGGTGACCTGCTGGGTGACCTCCTGAACCTGGACCTGGGCCCCCCCGTGGGTGGGCCTCCCATCGCCACCTCCTCTGTGCAGATGGGTGCTGTGGACCTCCTCGGGGGTGGCTTGGACAGCCTG ATGGGGGACGAGTCGGAAGGG ctGCGAAGCGATGtgggaggcagccctgct ATGGGCAGTGGCAGCGGCTTtgcaccagcacccagcaccgCGATGCCCGCAAACCTGGGGGCACCCCTCGGCAGTGGCCTGGGAGACCTCTTCGACCTTACCAGTGGCGTGGGGACCCTGTCAGGATCCTATGTGGCACCCAAAACG GTCTGGCTCCCTGCGATGAAGGCCAAGGGGCTGGAGATCTCTGGCACCTTCAGCCGGCAGGTGGGCTCCATCTCCATGGACCTGGTGCTAACGAACAAAGCCCTGCAGGTCATGTCTGACTTTGCCATCCAGTTCAACCGCAACAG CTTCGgcctggccccagcagctcctctccaggTCCACGCACCTCTTGCCCCGAACCAGTCCGTGGAGATCTCCCTTCCGCTGAACACTGTTGGCTCTGTCATGAAGATGGACCCCCTGAACAACCTCCAG GTCGCAGTGAAAAACAACATTGATGTCTTCTACTTCAGCACCCTGTACCCGCTGCACATCCTCTTCGTGGAGGATGGGAAGATGG AACGGCAGATGTTCCTGGCCACTTGGAAAGACATTCCCAATGAGAATGAGGCCCAGTTCCAGATCAAAGACTGTTCTCTCAACGCAG ATGCCGTTAGCAGCAAACTCCAAGGCAGCAACATCTTCACCATCGCCAAGAGGAACGTGGAGGGCCAGGACATGCTCTATCAGTCCCTGAAGCTCACTAATGGCATCTGGGTGTTGGCAGAGCTCAGGATCCAGCCCAGTAATCCCAGTTTCACG GATTTGGAG TTGTCCCTGAAATGCCGAGCACCGGAGGTGTCCCAGTACATCTACCAAGCCTACGAAACCATCCTGAAGAACTAA
- the AP1B1 gene encoding AP-1 complex subunit beta-1 isoform X3: MTDSKYFTTTKKGEIFELKAELNSDKKEKKKEAVKKVIASMTVGKDVSALFPDVVNCMQTDNLELKKLVYLYLMNYAKSQPDMAIMAVNTFVKDCEDPNPLIRALAVRTMGCIRVDKITEYLCEPLRKCLKDEDPYVRKTAAVCVAKLHDINAQLVEDQGFLDTLKDLISDSNPMVVANAVAALSEIAESHPSSNLLDLNPQSINKLLTALNECTEWGQIFILDCLANYMPKDDREAQSICERVTPRLSHANSAVVLSAVKVLMKFMEMLSKDLDYYGTLLKKLAPPLVTLLSAEPELQYVALRNINLIVQKRPEILKHEMKVFFVKYNDPIYVKLEKLDIMIRLASQANIAQVLAELKEYATEVDVDFVRKAVRAIGRCAIKVEQSAERCVSTLLDLIQTKVNYVVQEAIVVIKDIFRKYPNKYESVIATLCENLDSLDEPEARAAMIWIVGEYAERIDNADELLESFLEGFHDESTQVQLQLLTAIVKLFLKKPTETQELVQQVLSLATQDSDNPDLRDRGYIYWRLLSTDPVAAKEVVLAEKPLISEETDLIEPTLLDELICYIGTLASVYHKPPSAFVEGSRGVVHKSLPPRTGSSESAESPDAAPSGGQAAEQPAVIPTQGDLLGDLLNLDLGPPVGGPPIATSSVQMGAVDLLGGGLDSLMGSGSGFAPAPSTAMPANLGAPLGSGLGDLFDLTSGVGTLSGSYVAPKTVWLPAMKAKGLEISGTFSRQVGSISMDLVLTNKALQVMSDFAIQFNRNSFGLAPAAPLQVHAPLAPNQSVEISLPLNTVGSVMKMDPLNNLQVAVKNNIDVFYFSTLYPLHILFVEDGKMERQMFLATWKDIPNENEAQFQIKDCSLNADAVSSKLQGSNIFTIAKRNVEGQDMLYQSLKLTNGIWVLAELRIQPSNPSFTDLELSLKCRAPEVSQYIYQAYETILKN, translated from the exons ATGACGGACTCCAAGTACTTCACTACCACAAAGAAAG GGGAGATATTTGAGCTGAAAGCTGAACTGAACAGCGacaagaaggagaagaagaaggaggcTGTGAAGAAGGTGATAGCGTCTATGACCGTCGGCAAAGATGTCAG TGCTCTCTTCCCGGACGTGGTGAACTGCATGCAGACGGATAACCTGGAGCTGAAGAAGCTGGTCTACCTTTACCTGATGAACTATGCCAAAAGCCAGCCAGACATGGCTATCATGGCAGTCAACACCTTCGTGAAG GACTGTGAGGACCCAAACCCACTGATCCGGGCTTTGGCTGTGCGGACCATGGGCTGCATCCGTGTGGACAAGATAACAGAGTATCTCTGTGAGCCCCTGCGGAAGTGCCTGAAGGACGAGGACCCTTACGTGCGCAAGACAGCAGCTGTCTGTGTGGCAAAGCTCCATGACATCAATGCCCAGCTGGTGGAGGACCAGGGCTTCCTGGACACCCTTAAAGACCTCATCTCAGACTCCAACCCCATG GTAGTGGCCAATGCAGTAGCGGCGCTCTCAGAAATAGCGGAGTCTCACCCGAGCAGTAACCTCCTGGACCTCAACCCCCAGTCCATCAACAAGCTGCTCACGGCCTTGAACGAGTGTACTGAGTGGGGCCAGATCTTCATCCTCGACTGTCTGGCGAACTACATGCCCAAGGATGACCGGGAAGCCCAGAG CATTTGTGAGCGAGTGACGCCCCGGCTGTCCCACGCCAACTCAGCGGTGGTGCTCTCAGCTGTGAAGGTGCTGATGAAGTTCATGGAAATGCTGTCGAAGGACCTGGATTATTATGGCACGTTGCTAAAGAAGCTGGCCCCACCCCTGGTCACCCTGCTCTCCGCAGAGCCTGAGCTGCAGTATGTGGCTCTCCGCAACATCAACCTCATCGTGCAGAAAag GCCTGAGATCCTGAAGCACGAGATGAAGGTGTTCTTTGTGAAGTACAATGACCCCATCTACGTTAAACTGGAGAAACTGGACATCATGATCCGCCTGGCTTCCCAGGCCAACATTGCGCAG GTGCTGGCCGAGCTGAAGGAGTATGCCACGGAGGTGGACGTGGACTTCGTAAGGAAGGCGGTTCGAGCCATTGGCCGCTGTGCCATCAAGGTGGAG CAATCGGCTGAGCGCTGTGTCAGCACCCTGCTCGACCTTATCCAGACCAAAGTCAACTACGTGGTGCAGGAAGCCATTGTTGTCATCAAGGACATCTTCCGCAAGTACCCCAACAA GTATGAGAGCGTGATTGCCACCCTTTGCGAGAACCTCGACTCTCTGGATGAGCCTGAGGCCAGGGCTGCCATGATCTGGATTGTAGGAGAGTACGCTGAGCGGATCGACAACGCTGATGAGCTGCTGGAGAGCTTCCTGGAGGGCTTCCACGATGAAAGCACCCAG gttcagctgcagctgctgacgGCCATTGTGaagctgtttctgaagaagCCTACTGAGACACAGGAGCTGgtgcagcaggtgctgagccTGGCCACGCAG GACTCTGACAACCCCGACCTGCGGGACCGTGGCTACATCTATTGGCGCCTGCTTTCCACCGACCCTGTGGCCGCCAAGGAGGTGGTGCTGGCAGAGAAACCCCTCATCTCTGAGGAGACTGATCTGATCGAGCCGACGCTCCTGGATGAGCTGATTTGCTACATTGGGACACTGGCCTCTGTCTATCACAAACCTCCCAGCGCCTTCgtggaggggagcagaggggtcGTGCACAAGAGCTTGCCCCCACGAACGGGCTC GAGCGAAAGTGCCGAGAGCCCCGACGCAGCCCCCTCAGGGGGGCAGGCGGCAGAGCAGCCGGCTGTCATCCCCACTCAGGGTGACCTGCTGGGTGACCTCCTGAACCTGGACCTGGGCCCCCCCGTGGGTGGGCCTCCCATCGCCACCTCCTCTGTGCAGATGGGTGCTGTGGACCTCCTCGGGGGTGGCTTGGACAGCCTG ATGGGCAGTGGCAGCGGCTTtgcaccagcacccagcaccgCGATGCCCGCAAACCTGGGGGCACCCCTCGGCAGTGGCCTGGGAGACCTCTTCGACCTTACCAGTGGCGTGGGGACCCTGTCAGGATCCTATGTGGCACCCAAAACG GTCTGGCTCCCTGCGATGAAGGCCAAGGGGCTGGAGATCTCTGGCACCTTCAGCCGGCAGGTGGGCTCCATCTCCATGGACCTGGTGCTAACGAACAAAGCCCTGCAGGTCATGTCTGACTTTGCCATCCAGTTCAACCGCAACAG CTTCGgcctggccccagcagctcctctccaggTCCACGCACCTCTTGCCCCGAACCAGTCCGTGGAGATCTCCCTTCCGCTGAACACTGTTGGCTCTGTCATGAAGATGGACCCCCTGAACAACCTCCAG GTCGCAGTGAAAAACAACATTGATGTCTTCTACTTCAGCACCCTGTACCCGCTGCACATCCTCTTCGTGGAGGATGGGAAGATGG AACGGCAGATGTTCCTGGCCACTTGGAAAGACATTCCCAATGAGAATGAGGCCCAGTTCCAGATCAAAGACTGTTCTCTCAACGCAG ATGCCGTTAGCAGCAAACTCCAAGGCAGCAACATCTTCACCATCGCCAAGAGGAACGTGGAGGGCCAGGACATGCTCTATCAGTCCCTGAAGCTCACTAATGGCATCTGGGTGTTGGCAGAGCTCAGGATCCAGCCCAGTAATCCCAGTTTCACG GATTTGGAG TTGTCCCTGAAATGCCGAGCACCGGAGGTGTCCCAGTACATCTACCAAGCCTACGAAACCATCCTGAAGAACTAA
- the AP1B1 gene encoding AP-1 complex subunit beta-1 isoform X2, whose product MTDSKYFTTTKKGEIFELKAELNSDKKEKKKEAVKKVIASMTVGKDVSALFPDVVNCMQTDNLELKKLVYLYLMNYAKSQPDMAIMAVNTFVKDCEDPNPLIRALAVRTMGCIRVDKITEYLCEPLRKCLKDEDPYVRKTAAVCVAKLHDINAQLVEDQGFLDTLKDLISDSNPMVVANAVAALSEIAESHPSSNLLDLNPQSINKLLTALNECTEWGQIFILDCLANYMPKDDREAQSICERVTPRLSHANSAVVLSAVKVLMKFMEMLSKDLDYYGTLLKKLAPPLVTLLSAEPELQYVALRNINLIVQKRPEILKHEMKVFFVKYNDPIYVKLEKLDIMIRLASQANIAQVLAELKEYATEVDVDFVRKAVRAIGRCAIKVEQSAERCVSTLLDLIQTKVNYVVQEAIVVIKDIFRKYPNKYESVIATLCENLDSLDEPEARAAMIWIVGEYAERIDNADELLESFLEGFHDESTQVQLQLLTAIVKLFLKKPTETQELVQQVLSLATQDSDNPDLRDRGYIYWRLLSTDPVAAKEVVLAEKPLISEETDLIEPTLLDELICYIGTLASVYHKPPSAFVEGSRGVVHKSLPPRTGSSESAESPDAAPSGGQAAEQPAVIPTQGDLLGDLLNLDLGPPVGGPPIATSSVQMGAVDLLGGGLDSLMGDESEGLRSDVGGSPAMGSGSGFAPAPSTAMPANLGAPLGSGLGDLFDLTSGVGTLSGSYVAPKTVWLPAMKAKGLEISGTFSRQVGSISMDLVLTNKALQVMSDFAIQFNRNSFGLAPAAPLQVHAPLAPNQSVEISLPLNTVGSVMKMDPLNNLQVAVKNNIDVFYFSTLYPLHILFVEDGKMERQMFLATWKDIPNENEAQFQIKDCSLNADAVSSKLQGSNIFTIAKRNVEGQDMLYQSLKLTNGIWVLAELRIQPSNPSFTLSLKCRAPEVSQYIYQAYETILKN is encoded by the exons ATGACGGACTCCAAGTACTTCACTACCACAAAGAAAG GGGAGATATTTGAGCTGAAAGCTGAACTGAACAGCGacaagaaggagaagaagaaggaggcTGTGAAGAAGGTGATAGCGTCTATGACCGTCGGCAAAGATGTCAG TGCTCTCTTCCCGGACGTGGTGAACTGCATGCAGACGGATAACCTGGAGCTGAAGAAGCTGGTCTACCTTTACCTGATGAACTATGCCAAAAGCCAGCCAGACATGGCTATCATGGCAGTCAACACCTTCGTGAAG GACTGTGAGGACCCAAACCCACTGATCCGGGCTTTGGCTGTGCGGACCATGGGCTGCATCCGTGTGGACAAGATAACAGAGTATCTCTGTGAGCCCCTGCGGAAGTGCCTGAAGGACGAGGACCCTTACGTGCGCAAGACAGCAGCTGTCTGTGTGGCAAAGCTCCATGACATCAATGCCCAGCTGGTGGAGGACCAGGGCTTCCTGGACACCCTTAAAGACCTCATCTCAGACTCCAACCCCATG GTAGTGGCCAATGCAGTAGCGGCGCTCTCAGAAATAGCGGAGTCTCACCCGAGCAGTAACCTCCTGGACCTCAACCCCCAGTCCATCAACAAGCTGCTCACGGCCTTGAACGAGTGTACTGAGTGGGGCCAGATCTTCATCCTCGACTGTCTGGCGAACTACATGCCCAAGGATGACCGGGAAGCCCAGAG CATTTGTGAGCGAGTGACGCCCCGGCTGTCCCACGCCAACTCAGCGGTGGTGCTCTCAGCTGTGAAGGTGCTGATGAAGTTCATGGAAATGCTGTCGAAGGACCTGGATTATTATGGCACGTTGCTAAAGAAGCTGGCCCCACCCCTGGTCACCCTGCTCTCCGCAGAGCCTGAGCTGCAGTATGTGGCTCTCCGCAACATCAACCTCATCGTGCAGAAAag GCCTGAGATCCTGAAGCACGAGATGAAGGTGTTCTTTGTGAAGTACAATGACCCCATCTACGTTAAACTGGAGAAACTGGACATCATGATCCGCCTGGCTTCCCAGGCCAACATTGCGCAG GTGCTGGCCGAGCTGAAGGAGTATGCCACGGAGGTGGACGTGGACTTCGTAAGGAAGGCGGTTCGAGCCATTGGCCGCTGTGCCATCAAGGTGGAG CAATCGGCTGAGCGCTGTGTCAGCACCCTGCTCGACCTTATCCAGACCAAAGTCAACTACGTGGTGCAGGAAGCCATTGTTGTCATCAAGGACATCTTCCGCAAGTACCCCAACAA GTATGAGAGCGTGATTGCCACCCTTTGCGAGAACCTCGACTCTCTGGATGAGCCTGAGGCCAGGGCTGCCATGATCTGGATTGTAGGAGAGTACGCTGAGCGGATCGACAACGCTGATGAGCTGCTGGAGAGCTTCCTGGAGGGCTTCCACGATGAAAGCACCCAG gttcagctgcagctgctgacgGCCATTGTGaagctgtttctgaagaagCCTACTGAGACACAGGAGCTGgtgcagcaggtgctgagccTGGCCACGCAG GACTCTGACAACCCCGACCTGCGGGACCGTGGCTACATCTATTGGCGCCTGCTTTCCACCGACCCTGTGGCCGCCAAGGAGGTGGTGCTGGCAGAGAAACCCCTCATCTCTGAGGAGACTGATCTGATCGAGCCGACGCTCCTGGATGAGCTGATTTGCTACATTGGGACACTGGCCTCTGTCTATCACAAACCTCCCAGCGCCTTCgtggaggggagcagaggggtcGTGCACAAGAGCTTGCCCCCACGAACGGGCTC GAGCGAAAGTGCCGAGAGCCCCGACGCAGCCCCCTCAGGGGGGCAGGCGGCAGAGCAGCCGGCTGTCATCCCCACTCAGGGTGACCTGCTGGGTGACCTCCTGAACCTGGACCTGGGCCCCCCCGTGGGTGGGCCTCCCATCGCCACCTCCTCTGTGCAGATGGGTGCTGTGGACCTCCTCGGGGGTGGCTTGGACAGCCTG ATGGGGGACGAGTCGGAAGGG ctGCGAAGCGATGtgggaggcagccctgct ATGGGCAGTGGCAGCGGCTTtgcaccagcacccagcaccgCGATGCCCGCAAACCTGGGGGCACCCCTCGGCAGTGGCCTGGGAGACCTCTTCGACCTTACCAGTGGCGTGGGGACCCTGTCAGGATCCTATGTGGCACCCAAAACG GTCTGGCTCCCTGCGATGAAGGCCAAGGGGCTGGAGATCTCTGGCACCTTCAGCCGGCAGGTGGGCTCCATCTCCATGGACCTGGTGCTAACGAACAAAGCCCTGCAGGTCATGTCTGACTTTGCCATCCAGTTCAACCGCAACAG CTTCGgcctggccccagcagctcctctccaggTCCACGCACCTCTTGCCCCGAACCAGTCCGTGGAGATCTCCCTTCCGCTGAACACTGTTGGCTCTGTCATGAAGATGGACCCCCTGAACAACCTCCAG GTCGCAGTGAAAAACAACATTGATGTCTTCTACTTCAGCACCCTGTACCCGCTGCACATCCTCTTCGTGGAGGATGGGAAGATGG AACGGCAGATGTTCCTGGCCACTTGGAAAGACATTCCCAATGAGAATGAGGCCCAGTTCCAGATCAAAGACTGTTCTCTCAACGCAG ATGCCGTTAGCAGCAAACTCCAAGGCAGCAACATCTTCACCATCGCCAAGAGGAACGTGGAGGGCCAGGACATGCTCTATCAGTCCCTGAAGCTCACTAATGGCATCTGGGTGTTGGCAGAGCTCAGGATCCAGCCCAGTAATCCCAGTTTCACG TTGTCCCTGAAATGCCGAGCACCGGAGGTGTCCCAGTACATCTACCAAGCCTACGAAACCATCCTGAAGAACTAA